One part of the Thermanaeromonas sp. C210 genome encodes these proteins:
- the surE gene encoding 5'/3'-nucleotidase SurE gives MFILLTNDDGIAAEGLKVLAQHLSAVATVFIVAPEKERSAIGHGITMHKPLRVTETAVGENLTGLAVNGTPADCVKLALDALVPRPPDIVISGINRGENVGTDVLYSGTVSGAIEGCINGIPSLAVSLAGEDEPDFRPAASFVVSLCRELPNLGLPPGTLLNINIPNLPPERIAGVAFTRLGRRRYVNSVERRYDPRGRVYFWLGGEAQDLDPEPETDIGAVQAGYISITPIHLDLTDHTFLEQLRRRGFSFAFPQIHFQNDK, from the coding sequence TTGTTCATCCTTCTCACCAACGACGACGGCATTGCCGCAGAAGGACTCAAAGTTCTGGCCCAGCACCTCTCGGCCGTGGCCACCGTGTTCATCGTGGCCCCGGAGAAGGAAAGGAGCGCCATCGGCCACGGCATCACCATGCATAAGCCCCTGCGGGTCACCGAAACCGCAGTGGGGGAGAACCTGACCGGTTTGGCGGTCAACGGGACGCCCGCCGACTGTGTCAAACTAGCCCTGGACGCCCTGGTACCCCGTCCGCCCGACATCGTTATTTCCGGCATCAACCGGGGGGAAAACGTGGGCACCGACGTCCTTTATTCCGGCACCGTTTCGGGCGCCATTGAAGGGTGCATCAACGGCATCCCCTCCCTGGCCGTGTCCCTCGCCGGGGAGGACGAGCCGGACTTCCGCCCGGCCGCTTCCTTCGTCGTTTCCCTGTGCCGGGAGCTCCCCAACCTGGGCCTGCCCCCCGGCACCCTCTTAAACATCAACATCCCCAACCTGCCCCCGGAAAGGATTGCCGGCGTGGCCTTCACCCGCCTCGGCCGGCGGCGGTACGTCAACAGCGTGGAAAGGCGTTACGATCCCCGCGGCCGGGTATACTTCTGGCTCGGCGGAGAAGCCCAGGACCTGGATCCCGAGCCGGAAACCGACATCGGAGCCGTCCAGGCCGGCTACATCTCCATCACCCCCATACACCTCGACCTAACCGACCACACGTTCCTGGAGCAGCTTCGCCGCCGGGGGTTTTCCTTCGCCTTCCCTCAGATCCATTTCCAGAACGATAAGTAA
- a CDS encoding putative polysaccharide biosynthesis protein, whose translation MAARVIWQGAIVLVMANLFNRLLSFAYRILVIRLIGAESMGLYEMVFPFYTLVLLVATAGVPVALAKMVAERAARGEWSRVRGVFRLSFWFLTLSGLLFTAILYGGAPYLSQRVFADHRVFHAFTAMLFALPLVCTASAFRGYFQGLQFMQPLALAQVAEQVVRVTSGLWLALLLLPRGIEWAAAGLAWGMVLGEAVGLLTNLLIFRLARPYYELDGGRAPVGGDLLPLLRLAVPVTLARGAGGIMLTLEALLIPRQLQAWGASMREATTLYGEYSGIAMTLVYLPMIVTVAVAMVMVPAMSEAQALKNYTLLHRRCDQALRITILTGLPFAVVFYFLGAEISKAVFNTPAAAMPLRALAWGCVFLYLQQTTNGILNGLGAVKTALFTTLVDGVVDILAVYFLVPLWGIAGAAWGVNLGCGVSTLLNLAAIARLTGWRPDLGSVVWRPLLATGVLGLGLKTAWDVLGLWPGPWRLSGALMGGGVIYLAALLLTRAVSGRYLSFWKWI comes from the coding sequence GTGGCCGCAAGGGTCATCTGGCAGGGCGCTATCGTGCTGGTGATGGCCAACCTGTTTAACCGCCTGCTGAGTTTTGCCTACCGCATTCTGGTGATCCGGCTCATCGGTGCGGAGAGTATGGGCCTTTATGAAATGGTGTTTCCCTTTTATACCCTGGTCCTGTTGGTGGCCACGGCGGGGGTTCCGGTGGCCCTGGCCAAGATGGTGGCCGAGAGGGCGGCCCGGGGGGAATGGAGCCGGGTGCGGGGGGTCTTCCGCCTGTCTTTCTGGTTTCTGACCTTAAGCGGGCTCCTCTTCACCGCGATCCTCTATGGGGGGGCCCCCTACCTTTCCCAGCGGGTTTTTGCCGACCACCGGGTGTTTCACGCCTTTACGGCCATGCTGTTTGCCCTGCCCCTGGTGTGCACCGCCTCGGCCTTCCGGGGATATTTTCAAGGCCTGCAGTTTATGCAGCCCCTGGCCCTGGCCCAGGTGGCGGAACAGGTGGTGCGGGTGACGAGCGGGCTGTGGCTGGCCCTGCTCCTGCTGCCCCGGGGGATTGAGTGGGCGGCGGCCGGGCTGGCTTGGGGCATGGTCCTGGGCGAGGCGGTGGGCCTCCTCACCAACCTCCTCATTTTCCGGCTCGCCCGGCCCTATTATGAACTGGACGGCGGCCGGGCCCCGGTAGGGGGGGATCTCCTACCCCTCCTCAGGTTGGCTGTGCCCGTGACCCTGGCCCGGGGGGCCGGCGGGATTATGCTCACCCTGGAGGCCTTGCTGATACCCCGCCAGCTCCAGGCCTGGGGGGCTTCCATGCGGGAGGCCACTACCCTGTACGGGGAGTATTCGGGCATTGCCATGACCCTGGTTTACCTGCCCATGATCGTCACGGTGGCCGTGGCCATGGTGATGGTGCCGGCCATGTCCGAAGCCCAGGCCCTGAAGAATTACACCCTCCTCCACCGGCGCTGCGACCAGGCCCTGCGCATCACCATACTGACGGGCCTGCCCTTCGCCGTTGTGTTTTATTTCCTGGGGGCGGAAATCTCCAAGGCCGTGTTCAATACCCCGGCGGCCGCCATGCCCTTGAGGGCCCTGGCCTGGGGCTGCGTTTTCCTCTACCTGCAGCAGACCACCAACGGGATTCTAAACGGGCTGGGCGCCGTGAAGACGGCCCTCTTCACTACCCTCGTTGACGGGGTGGTGGATATCCTGGCTGTGTATTTCCTGGTTCCCCTGTGGGGCATCGCCGGTGCGGCCTGGGGGGTGAACCTGGGCTGCGGGGTGAGCACCCTGCTGAACCTGGCGGCCATAGCCCGGCTCACCGGCTGGCGCCCGGACCTCGGTTCTGTAGTCTGGCGTCCCCTCCTGGCAACGGGCGTGCTGGGGCTGGGATTGAAGACCGCCTGGGACGTCCTGGGCCTGTGGCCCGGCCCCTGGCGGCTGTCGGGGGCGCTGATGGGGGGCGGGGTGATTTATCTGGCGGCCCTCCTCCTCACCCGGGCGGTGTCCGGCCGTTACTTATCGTTCTGGAAATGGATCTGA